The sequence GGGCAGCTCAAAGAAGCGTATAAGGCGTGTTTTGAGGCTAAACTTTGCGGCAAACATTTAAGCCGTTTGGTGCATTTTGCCTTTAAATGTGCGGGGCGAGTTAGAAGCGTTACCGCCATCTCTGCGCAAGTCGTGTCCATTGCTTCTATGGCGGTCAAGCAAGCCCTAGAGGTGCTGGAGAGCGAGGATTTGCCTAAAAAGGCGGTGGTGGTGGGCGTGGGGCAAATGGGGCAACTTGTGTGTAAGCACCTCATCGCTAAGGGCTTTGAAGTGCTTTTATGCAACCGCCATACTGAAAACGCCCAAAATTTCATAACCACCCTAAACGAGCCCAATATTTGCATTGACAGCCTAGAGAATTTAAAAGAACACATCAACACCCACCCCTTTTGTTTCAGCGCAACCCACTCTCCAAACCCCCTAATCACGCCTGATATGGTGCAACCCACGCCTTTTAGGCGCTTTTGGTTTGATTTAGCTGTGCCAAGAGATATACAAGACCCCAAAGACCCTAATATTTGGCTTTACAGCGTGGACGACTTAAAAGGGGTCATCGCTGACAATTTAGAAAAACGCCAAAGGGACACCGCCAAAGCGCATGCCCTCATCGCCGAGGACACGGCACAATTCTTTGCGTGGCTACAGACCTTAGAGTTAGACCCGCTCATTAAGGGGCTAAGAGAGCTAGCCAAACAAGCCGCCTTAAAAGAACTGAATAAAGCGGTGAAAAAGGGCTACATCCCCCCCGAGCTGCAAGACAATGTCGCCAAAATCCTACACAACGCTTTCAACACCTTTTTACACCAGCCCACCGCCACCCTAAAGAAAAACGCCCACAAGGAAGAGGGCGACATGCTCGGCGAGTCTTTAAAATCCCTTTTCAACTTAGGGGGCGATCCGCTGTTTTTAAACGCCTACCGCTGTGAACACTCTAAAGGACTTTAATGCGCTACTCTAAACTCTTTGCCCCCACTTTAAAAGAACCCCCCAAGGATGCGGTGCTAAAAAGCCATCAATTCTTGGTGCAAGCCGGCTACATCCAGCAAATCGGCAGTGGGGTGTATAGTTTTTTGCCCCTAGCCCAAAGGGTGCTTAAAAAGATTCTCAATGTCATAGATGAGGTCATGCAAGCGCATGGGGCGCAAAGTTGTTTGTTTAACTTTGTAACCCCGGCGACTTTATGGCAAGAGAGCGGGCGCTTTGGCAAGTATGGCAAGGAACTTTTAGCCTTTAAAGACCGCAAGGATAACGACTTTGTGCTCGGCCCCACGCACGAAGAAGTGGCAGTGGAAATCGCCAAAGCCCACATCAAAAGTTATAAACAACTCCCCCTGCACCTCTACCAAATCCACACCAAATTTAGAGATGAAATCCGCCCCCGTTTTGGGCTCATGCGCGCTAGAGAGTTCATCATGAAAGATGGCTACAGTTTCCATATAGATAGCGCCGACCTAGATCGAGAGTTTTTAAACATGCAAGCCGCCTATAATGAAATCTTTGAGTGCTTAGGCTTAAAGGTGCGCGCGGTGGAGGCGGATAGCGGGGCGATTGGGGGCAGCAAGAGTAGGGAGTTTGTGCTCTTAGCTCCCTGTGGGGAGGACACTTTAGTGGCTTGCGCAAGCTGCGCTTATGTGGCAAATGTAGAGGTCGCCAAGAGAGCAAAGAGGGCAGAGCCGGACAATGTCCCACAGGCTGCCTTTGCCAAATTCCCCACCCCCAACACCCCCAACATTGAAGCGGTGAGCGCATATTTAAAAGTAGAACCCTTTTTCATCTTAAAAGCAGTGGTGAAAAAAGTTCTCTTGGAAAATAACGAGAGCCAACTTGCGGTGTTTTTTGTGAGGGGCGATGACAGCCTAGAGGAAACCAAGGCTTTAAATGCGTGTAAAAGCCAAGTGCCCGCTTTAAGTTTAGAGGACATTGAGGGCGCAGAGCTAAAAAAATACGGGCTTTTTGCCGGCTACATCGGTCCCTATGGGCTAAAGCACCTTGTGCCTAACGCCCTTGTGTTCTTTGACACCGACTTAAGCGAGGCAGATAGCCTAGTGTGTGGGGCAAATGAAGAGGGGGCGCACTTTGTGGGTGTGGATTTGTCTAGCTTTAGTGGGTTAGATTACAAGGACATTGCCACAGCCAAAGCGGGGCAGGCGTGCGCTGAGTGCGGGGGTGTTTTAGAACACCACAAGAGCATAGAAGTGGGGCATATTTTTAAACTCGGAGATAAATACTCCAAGAGTTTGGGGGCGCAGTTTTTGGACCAAGAGGGGCGTGCGTGTTGCTTTGAAATGGGTTGCTATGGGATCGGGGTGAGCCGCTTGCTCGCCGCCATTTTAGAACAAAATGCTGATGAAAGGGGCTGTGTGTGGAGTGAAACCACCGCCCCCTTTAAAGTCGTGCTTGTGGTGGCAAACACTAAAGACAACGCATTAAACGCCCTAGGCGAAGAGTTATACACTGCCCTTTTAGACGCTAATGTAGAGGTGTTACTAGATGATAGAGCCGAGCGTTTTGGAGCGAAAATGGCGGATTTTGAGCTGATCGGCTGCTCTTATGCGCTCATTGTGGGCAACAAGGCTAAAGAGGGGGTGTTTGAGCTTGTGAAAAGACAAGGTTTGAGTAAGCTTGAGATGACAAAACAAGAGGTCTTGGACTTCTTTAAGGGTGCGTAATGCCCTTTGTGTTCTTGCTTGGGCTTGGTTACTTGGTCTT is a genomic window of Helicobacter sp. NHP19-012 containing:
- a CDS encoding proline--tRNA ligase, coding for MRYSKLFAPTLKEPPKDAVLKSHQFLVQAGYIQQIGSGVYSFLPLAQRVLKKILNVIDEVMQAHGAQSCLFNFVTPATLWQESGRFGKYGKELLAFKDRKDNDFVLGPTHEEVAVEIAKAHIKSYKQLPLHLYQIHTKFRDEIRPRFGLMRAREFIMKDGYSFHIDSADLDREFLNMQAAYNEIFECLGLKVRAVEADSGAIGGSKSREFVLLAPCGEDTLVACASCAYVANVEVAKRAKRAEPDNVPQAAFAKFPTPNTPNIEAVSAYLKVEPFFILKAVVKKVLLENNESQLAVFFVRGDDSLEETKALNACKSQVPALSLEDIEGAELKKYGLFAGYIGPYGLKHLVPNALVFFDTDLSEADSLVCGANEEGAHFVGVDLSSFSGLDYKDIATAKAGQACAECGGVLEHHKSIEVGHIFKLGDKYSKSLGAQFLDQEGRACCFEMGCYGIGVSRLLAAILEQNADERGCVWSETTAPFKVVLVVANTKDNALNALGEELYTALLDANVEVLLDDRAERFGAKMADFELIGCSYALIVGNKAKEGVFELVKRQGLSKLEMTKQEVLDFFKGA
- the hemA gene encoding glutamyl-tRNA reductase, with amino-acid sequence MDPYYSVLSFTHKRLPIELREQLAFKDNAALLHFLQDLKHQQPSLKEIIGLCTCNRVEFYCYGTVDFSVVLQALAHAKSLPLTLLQEKSTQYTHTEAVYHSFSVASSLDSLVVGETQITGQLKEAYKACFEAKLCGKHLSRLVHFAFKCAGRVRSVTAISAQVVSIASMAVKQALEVLESEDLPKKAVVVGVGQMGQLVCKHLIAKGFEVLLCNRHTENAQNFITTLNEPNICIDSLENLKEHINTHPFCFSATHSPNPLITPDMVQPTPFRRFWFDLAVPRDIQDPKDPNIWLYSVDDLKGVIADNLEKRQRDTAKAHALIAEDTAQFFAWLQTLELDPLIKGLRELAKQAALKELNKAVKKGYIPPELQDNVAKILHNAFNTFLHQPTATLKKNAHKEEGDMLGESLKSLFNLGGDPLFLNAYRCEHSKGL